In Methylotenera versatilis 79, the DNA window AACGATTGCGCCAAAAATGCGCCTAAAACTAAACTAATACTGATTTGTAAATTATTGCCAGGCAAGTTAGTTGCAGGCATTAAAAGTATTGCTAATATGCACGGAATACCGATGTACCAAGCGAAAGAAGTGGCGCCAAATAGCTTCCCCCAAGCCAATTTAAATGGCGATAAAGCGGATAAGCGTTGATTATCCCAAGTGCGATTTTGTAGCTCATCACTTACGCTAGAAAACGCTAATTGGCTACCCCATAAAATAGTCGCAATAATAAAGATACTTTTGGCGAGTGTGATAGTGATTGCTGCGCCGTTTTCATTTTGCATCACAATAAAAAATATCAAGCCCAATAGAACAGGTGCGGCAATCAAGCGATGTAAGCTCAGCTCTAACCAAATATTGCGATTAAACTCTGGATTATTCATCATGATGTGATGCTTTCTGCATTCACTGCTTTTAAGTAGTTTTGTTGCATATTATTTTCCAGCAAGCCGAATCGACTAATCGAGATATCCGATTGCAACAGCCTGTTTAACAGCACGTGCCGCGGCATTAACGTTTCATCTAACTGCAAATTCGCTACGTTAGCAGCAATTTCTAAGGCGTTGGCAGCCGGCGTATTATCAATAAATGCGGCTAATTTAGTCGCATCTGCTATATGCACTAACTCAAACTCGATACGACTTAAATTTTCTGTAGCCGAGTTGTGTACAGATTGTTGTTGTAAGATTCTGCCGTTTTTCAATACCAACATTTCGGTGGAATAATCTTCTAGCTCAGCCAAAATATGGCTCGATACAATCAATGTCATGCCGCTATTTTTAAGCGCAATAAATACTTGGCTTAAGCTATGGCGTGCTTCAGGGTCTAGCCCAGAAGCGGGCTCATCTAATAACAATAAACTTGGCGAATGAATAATTGCCTGGCCGATGGCGACACGCTGCCGCTGTCCGCGTGATAAAACGCCAGCCGCACTATTCAGTTTATTGGTTAAATCCAGCTGCTCTGCAGTTTTATTCACTACTCTTGTGATGTTATCTGCCGTAACGCCTTGCGATGATGCCGCAAAAGTTAAACATTGACGCACACTTAACGCATCATAAAGCCCAAAATTATCGGACAGATAACCGATTTTGGCATGGCTCGCGCGTGGGTCGTCCAGCACATCCACGCCATTGAATAACACTTGACCTGATAATGGATAATCCAACGCAGCGATACAACGCAACAATGTCGATTTACCCGCGCCATTTGGCCCGAC includes these proteins:
- a CDS encoding ABC transporter ATP-binding protein encodes the protein MYSAPLIQVKQLTFEYPGTRALDSVNVDIISGSITALVGPNGAGKSTLLRCIAALDYPLSGQVLFNGVDVLDDPRASHAKIGYLSDNFGLYDALSVRQCLTFAASSQGVTADNITRVVNKTAEQLDLTNKLNSAAGVLSRGQRQRVAIGQAIIHSPSLLLLDEPASGLDPEARHSLSQVFIALKNSGMTLIVSSHILAELEDYSTEMLVLKNGRILQQQSVHNSATENLSRIEFELVHIADATKLAAFIDNTPAANALEIAANVANLQLDETLMPRHVLLNRLLQSDISISRFGLLENNMQQNYLKAVNAESITS